One region of Termitidicoccus mucosus genomic DNA includes:
- a CDS encoding sodium:solute symporter family protein, which produces MLTSISLLDAAIIVGFLISVVLVGSAAARRSSRSAGDFFLSGRSMPWWLLGVSMVACTFSCDTPNLVTDIVRTQGVAGNWAWWAFLLTGMLTVFVYAKLWRRSALDTDLGFYEIRYSGRPAAALRGFRAIYLGVFFNIMIMATVSLAAIKIGQVLFGLSPVATLLWASAGVAVYATLGGLTGSIWADFYQYAVAMLGAIFAAVYAVNSPEIGGVSSLRELFANTDVAAKMNMFPDGAGGLSALMTVLILPVAVQWWNVWYPGAEPGGGGYIAQRMLSAKNEKNAVGATLLFNFLHYAMRPWPWIIVALVSLVQFPITPPAQQAAAREWLAAHSALVGQYDKDAAALPEIERAEVRQARADAFGTGSLARAFPQVDDQFLRHDIAYPGMISKMPEGWLGLIVASLVAAYMSTIATHLNWGSSYVVQDFYARFINKKVTPRRAVLVGRLTMLGLLALSGLVALGMQNAKDSFDILLQIGAGTGLLYLLRWFWWRINAWSEIAAMIVSFAVACFFQWGAAPLGVEAAMREGGWFSIMDYSAWKLVLGILTTTAGWLAVTFLTPPEPPEVLGRFCEKIRAGGPGWRKVRAAMPAPLAAQGKWDVPTGLLCMMTGCLAVWSALFGIGNLLYARTALGVTLCVVAVVATAATLRFASRIKLG; this is translated from the coding sequence ATGCTAACCTCCATTTCACTTCTCGACGCGGCGATCATTGTCGGCTTTTTGATCTCGGTCGTCCTCGTCGGCTCGGCAGCGGCCCGGCGCTCGAGCCGCAGCGCGGGCGATTTCTTTTTGTCCGGCCGCTCGATGCCGTGGTGGCTGCTCGGCGTCTCGATGGTCGCCTGCACGTTTTCGTGCGACACGCCCAACCTCGTCACCGACATCGTGCGCACGCAGGGCGTCGCCGGCAACTGGGCGTGGTGGGCGTTTTTGCTGACGGGGATGCTGACGGTTTTCGTGTATGCGAAACTCTGGCGGCGCTCGGCGCTGGACACTGACCTCGGCTTTTATGAAATCCGCTACAGCGGACGCCCGGCGGCGGCGTTGCGCGGCTTCCGCGCGATCTACCTCGGCGTGTTTTTCAACATCATGATCATGGCGACGGTGTCGCTGGCGGCCATCAAGATCGGCCAGGTGCTCTTCGGTCTCTCGCCGGTGGCGACGCTCCTATGGGCCTCCGCCGGTGTCGCCGTCTACGCGACACTCGGCGGGCTGACCGGCTCGATCTGGGCCGACTTTTACCAATACGCGGTGGCGATGCTCGGCGCGATTTTCGCGGCGGTCTACGCGGTCAACTCGCCCGAAATCGGCGGCGTCTCCTCGCTGCGCGAACTCTTCGCCAACACCGATGTCGCCGCGAAGATGAACATGTTTCCCGACGGCGCCGGCGGCCTCTCCGCGCTGATGACGGTGCTCATCCTGCCCGTCGCCGTGCAATGGTGGAACGTCTGGTATCCCGGCGCCGAGCCGGGCGGCGGCGGCTACATCGCCCAGCGCATGCTCTCCGCGAAAAACGAGAAAAACGCCGTCGGCGCGACGCTCCTGTTCAACTTCCTCCACTACGCCATGCGCCCCTGGCCGTGGATCATCGTCGCGCTGGTCTCGCTGGTGCAGTTTCCCATTACCCCGCCCGCGCAGCAAGCCGCCGCCCGCGAATGGCTCGCCGCACACTCCGCCCTCGTCGGGCAATATGATAAAGACGCTGCCGCGCTGCCCGAGATCGAGCGGGCCGAGGTGAGGCAGGCGCGAGCCGACGCCTTCGGGACGGGCAGCCTGGCGCGGGCCTTTCCTCAAGTGGACGACCAGTTTTTGCGTCACGACATCGCATATCCCGGCATGATTTCCAAGATGCCGGAAGGCTGGCTCGGGCTGATCGTCGCCTCGCTCGTCGCCGCCTACATGTCCACCATCGCCACGCACCTCAACTGGGGCTCGTCCTATGTCGTGCAGGATTTTTATGCGCGCTTCATAAACAAAAAGGTCACCCCGCGCCGCGCCGTGCTCGTCGGACGCCTGACCATGCTCGGCCTGCTCGCGCTCTCCGGGCTGGTCGCGCTCGGCATGCAAAACGCGAAAGACTCCTTCGACATCCTCCTGCAAATCGGCGCAGGCACCGGGCTGCTCTACCTCCTGCGCTGGTTCTGGTGGCGCATCAACGCGTGGAGCGAAATCGCCGCAATGATCGTGTCGTTCGCCGTCGCCTGTTTCTTCCAATGGGGCGCGGCGCCGCTCGGCGTCGAGGCGGCCATGCGCGAAGGCGGCTGGTTTTCCATCATGGACTACAGCGCGTGGAAACTCGTCCTCGGCATCCTGACAACGACCGCCGGCTGGCTGGCGGTCACCTTCCTCACCCCGCCGGAGCCGCCGGAGGTGCTGGGCAGGTTCTGCGAAAAAATCCGCGCCGGCGGCCCCGGCTGGCGCAAGGTGCGCGCAGCCATGCCCGCGCCCCTCGCCGCGCAAGGCAAATGGGATGTGCCCACCGGCCTGCTGTGCATGATGACCGGCTGCCTGGCCGTCTGGTCGGCCCTGTTCGGCATCGGCAACCTGCTCTACGCGCGCACGGCGCTTGGCGTGACGCTTTGCGTCGTGGCGGTGGTCGCCACCGCCGCCACCCTGCGCTTTGCCTCCCGCATCAAATTGGGCTGA
- a CDS encoding helix-turn-helix transcriptional regulator, producing MSDKTTDTVFQKIAGDIRALVNPVNLFSGAKLGETLVADNVVIFKRTSVEMLRPQGVTHNYHHRFELVIPLVQAGRIHVDGHDYMLDRGCVYLIFPHQFHHYLDIETGELNWLFITFECKQADRLAPLRNSPRMMEGGTLEMLAELIRNHLAATPGPARNFELVVNLSRLLRRLLAAREADCTAAAAGTPLEETHGEILRAINTHVRAHLDKTLTIADIAEHTGYSISHLRAIFRKHLGVSLGAYMRDSRISTAASMLSEPEPASIETISKACGFRSIFAFSRAFKTAMGVPPTAYLKLLKTGQIAAPRSARRKHR from the coding sequence ATGAGCGACAAAACCACAGATACCGTCTTTCAGAAAATCGCCGGGGATATCCGGGCGCTGGTCAATCCGGTCAACCTGTTTTCCGGTGCCAAGCTCGGCGAGACGCTCGTGGCCGACAACGTCGTCATTTTCAAACGCACCTCGGTGGAAATGCTGCGTCCCCAAGGCGTGACGCACAATTACCACCATCGCTTTGAGCTCGTGATTCCCCTGGTGCAAGCCGGGCGCATCCATGTGGACGGGCACGACTACATGCTTGATCGTGGATGCGTGTATCTCATCTTTCCGCATCAGTTTCACCACTATCTCGACATTGAGACGGGCGAGCTGAACTGGCTTTTTATCACCTTTGAGTGCAAGCAGGCGGACCGGCTGGCTCCCTTGCGCAACTCGCCGCGAATGATGGAAGGCGGGACGCTGGAAATGCTGGCGGAACTGATAAGAAACCATCTCGCGGCCACGCCCGGCCCCGCGCGGAACTTCGAACTGGTGGTCAACCTCTCCCGCCTGTTACGGCGGCTCTTGGCCGCGCGAGAGGCCGACTGCACGGCTGCCGCCGCCGGAACGCCGCTTGAGGAGACGCACGGCGAAATCCTGCGCGCAATCAACACCCATGTGCGCGCCCATCTCGACAAGACCCTGACCATCGCCGACATCGCCGAACACACGGGCTACTCCATCAGCCATCTGCGCGCGATTTTTCGCAAACATCTGGGCGTGAGTCTGGGCGCCTACATGCGTGACTCGCGAATCTCCACGGCCGCCTCGATGCTGAGCGAACCGGAACCAGCCAGCATCGAAACCATTTCCAAGGCCTGCGGCTTCAGGTCGATCTTCGCGTTCAGCCGCGCGTTTAAAACGGCGATGGGCGTGCCCCCGACAGCCTACTTGAAGCTACTGAAGACCGGCCAGATAGCCGCCCCCCGCTCCGCCCGCCGCAAACACCGGTGA
- a CDS encoding PIG-L deacetylase family protein — protein sequence MKFTRSEADIFVPDATLAPSDALKRTTHLCVAAHQDDIEIMAYQGIAACFGRDDKWFSGVVVTNGAGSPRSGPYRDCTDEAMQGIRRREQRKAAYVGDYSIQLQLAHPSAAVKAPADAGVQADLAAIFAGCAPEVVYLHQPADKHDTHIAVLMHCLKALRALPAARRPKKVLGCEVWRDLDWMCDSDKHVLDTGAHPNIAASLVGVFDSQIVGGKRYDLATAGRRLAHATYHTSHATDVCQGINWAMDLTPLVEDPAYSISEYTLAFIDRFRQDVDMRLRRFA from the coding sequence ATGAAATTCACCCGCTCTGAAGCCGACATCTTCGTCCCCGACGCCACCCTCGCGCCCTCCGACGCGCTCAAGCGCACCACGCACCTGTGCGTCGCCGCGCATCAGGATGACATCGAAATCATGGCCTACCAAGGCATCGCCGCCTGCTTCGGGCGCGACGACAAATGGTTTTCCGGCGTCGTCGTCACCAACGGCGCCGGCAGCCCCCGCTCGGGCCCTTATCGGGATTGCACCGACGAGGCCATGCAGGGCATCCGCCGCCGCGAGCAGCGCAAGGCCGCCTATGTCGGCGATTACTCCATCCAGCTCCAGCTCGCACATCCCAGCGCGGCGGTGAAGGCCCCCGCCGATGCCGGCGTGCAGGCCGACCTCGCCGCCATCTTTGCCGGATGCGCCCCCGAGGTCGTTTACCTGCACCAGCCGGCCGACAAACATGACACGCACATCGCGGTGCTCATGCACTGCCTCAAGGCCCTCCGCGCGCTCCCCGCCGCCCGTCGCCCGAAAAAGGTGCTCGGCTGCGAAGTCTGGCGCGACCTCGACTGGATGTGCGACTCCGACAAGCACGTGCTCGACACCGGCGCGCATCCGAACATCGCCGCCTCGCTCGTCGGCGTGTTCGACTCGCAAATCGTCGGGGGAAAGCGTTACGACCTCGCCACGGCGGGCCGGCGCCTCGCGCACGCCACTTATCACACCTCCCATGCCACCGATGTCTGCCAGGGCATCAACTGGGCCATGGACCTCACGCCGCTGGTGGAAGACCCCGCGTATTCAATCTCGGAATACACGCTCGCCTTCATCGACCGCTTTCGACAGGATGTTGACATGCGTCTTCGACGGTTTGCTTGA
- a CDS encoding sugar-binding protein, whose translation MNPTRPAPLQNASRKLAVLAGLLALAGIALPAAAPSGREVPVYRAQPLSGAAPVIDGRLDDDVWRQAKRAPIQRQHHDEKPLPEGQRNAGYWMAAWDAENLYLAVSVIDQNVNAREARPYEPHNDVVELFFDPLLNYQFNLQYRVWPFGRRGDGGEITQDPTWGRWEVASTQTDTGYCTEVRVPLSHFMEVAQVDLRPGDLMGFDVSVHDVDFPDDTEWVSPKITGWSGDGTNWQYASQNGILTLGEPRPGALASARPQVDDVGETPDHEAMALWPSLRLVDGFFNLDVPNQSWSWESYQPWRLGRVRHELVGTAAPGDARAVNRTVGPHAHGEALEPRPRVVELALSGVRDGRHEELTIITTPFHPAICYRTNSGALTLFDDMVRVGQPTGPSYVALPLESGVSIRKIDTDTAAVFDAARDGALAEGWVLVWFAREGDPRATDFPMVVYPNRSPREITLADAGGLTWHFDLPGRGTLTLMPLQGIAAVEKSTTQAWAKAGALPSGATDRVRTWQKRSLRLPVGVTESWQYHPERRVFELRHRFAYSENLSQWPVEEELIAPLPQLLSSTEAIARFPATPLVDLDYRLFQGNYYGVTGRAEIRFELPEVDLSLLPPRLDRAKLMQSETGRNYLAQLDELNLARIFAGNMDRVMKRPYFMPHIWPMIDKPDLFSGYPLIPEDERTALIRRVEEGYEKIIFSDEWRERLWPETAPYLGSNFRYGNLTYPYGVAEPYYGVVEMLSKMYYFCQGNNDYSVIVRYWPRLKELTEIIWHGGFVQYRYDGGTMIGEALVGLVKGAEAAGDRRFQRRAMLRLAQHAASAPGYLEGGQRLAADKSWTWRGRSPVLFGPIQQTTPNTAAPIADGSLTGSDGTFYWDRGYGNPVVLREFALPQVRAIEAQLDRDVKNWSAETGHNFKRRDGMFRRFTVRALVIREPMDKLEAEAASLRTTFVGNPEFDAAILIILMQRIQEDSNQCHLAYVNI comes from the coding sequence ATGAACCCGACCCGACCCGCTCCCCTCCAGAACGCATCCCGAAAACTCGCCGTGCTCGCCGGCCTGCTCGCCCTCGCCGGCATCGCGCTTCCCGCCGCCGCGCCGTCCGGGCGCGAGGTGCCCGTTTATCGCGCGCAGCCGCTGTCCGGTGCCGCGCCGGTCATCGACGGCCGCCTCGACGACGATGTCTGGCGGCAGGCGAAACGCGCGCCCATTCAACGCCAGCATCACGACGAGAAACCGCTCCCCGAAGGACAGCGCAACGCCGGCTACTGGATGGCGGCGTGGGATGCCGAAAACCTTTACCTCGCCGTGAGTGTCATCGACCAGAACGTGAACGCCCGCGAGGCCCGCCCCTACGAGCCGCACAACGATGTCGTGGAGCTGTTTTTCGACCCGCTGCTCAACTACCAGTTCAACCTGCAATACCGCGTGTGGCCGTTCGGCCGGCGTGGCGACGGCGGCGAAATCACACAAGACCCGACCTGGGGCCGCTGGGAGGTCGCGAGCACGCAGACCGATACCGGCTATTGCACGGAAGTGCGCGTGCCGCTCTCGCATTTCATGGAAGTCGCGCAGGTGGATTTGCGCCCGGGGGATCTGATGGGTTTTGACGTGTCCGTTCACGATGTCGATTTCCCCGACGATACGGAATGGGTGTCGCCCAAAATCACCGGCTGGTCCGGCGACGGCACCAACTGGCAATACGCCTCGCAAAACGGCATCCTCACCCTCGGCGAACCGCGTCCCGGCGCCCTCGCATCCGCGCGCCCGCAGGTCGACGACGTCGGGGAGACCCCGGATCACGAGGCCATGGCACTCTGGCCGTCGCTCCGGCTGGTGGACGGATTTTTCAACCTCGACGTTCCCAACCAGTCATGGTCGTGGGAAAGCTACCAGCCATGGCGGCTTGGCCGCGTGCGTCATGAATTAGTGGGTACAGCCGCCCCCGGCGACGCGCGCGCCGTGAACCGCACCGTCGGTCCTCACGCCCACGGAGAGGCGCTGGAGCCGCGCCCGCGCGTGGTCGAGCTGGCGTTGTCCGGTGTGCGCGACGGCCGCCACGAGGAACTCACCATCATCACCACGCCCTTCCATCCCGCCATCTGCTACCGGACAAACTCCGGCGCGCTCACGCTCTTCGACGACATGGTCAGGGTCGGCCAGCCCACCGGCCCGTCATATGTCGCGCTCCCGCTTGAGTCCGGCGTGAGTATCCGTAAAATAGATACAGACACCGCCGCCGTGTTCGACGCCGCCCGAGACGGCGCGCTCGCGGAAGGCTGGGTGCTCGTCTGGTTCGCGCGTGAAGGCGACCCGCGCGCCACCGATTTTCCGATGGTTGTTTACCCGAACCGCAGCCCGCGTGAAATCACCCTCGCCGATGCGGGCGGGTTGACCTGGCACTTCGACCTCCCCGGGCGCGGCACGCTCACGCTGATGCCGTTGCAAGGCATCGCGGCCGTTGAAAAAAGCACCACGCAAGCCTGGGCCAAAGCCGGAGCGCTTCCCTCCGGCGCCACCGACCGCGTCCGCACTTGGCAAAAACGCAGCCTGCGCCTCCCCGTCGGCGTGACGGAATCGTGGCAGTATCACCCGGAGCGCCGCGTCTTCGAGCTGCGTCACCGTTTTGCGTATTCGGAAAACCTGTCGCAGTGGCCCGTCGAGGAAGAGCTGATCGCGCCGCTGCCACAGTTGCTCTCCAGCACCGAAGCCATCGCGCGCTTCCCCGCGACGCCGCTGGTCGATTTGGATTACCGCCTGTTCCAGGGAAATTATTACGGTGTCACCGGCCGCGCCGAAATCCGTTTCGAGCTCCCCGAGGTTGACCTTTCCCTGCTTCCGCCGCGTCTTGACCGCGCAAAATTGATGCAGTCCGAAACCGGCCGCAACTACCTCGCGCAACTCGACGAGTTGAACCTCGCCAGGATTTTCGCCGGCAACATGGACCGCGTCATGAAGCGCCCCTATTTCATGCCGCACATCTGGCCCATGATAGACAAGCCGGACCTGTTTTCCGGCTATCCATTGATCCCGGAGGATGAACGGACGGCACTGATTCGACGCGTGGAGGAAGGCTACGAGAAAATCATCTTCAGCGACGAGTGGCGCGAACGCCTCTGGCCGGAAACCGCGCCCTACCTCGGAAGCAATTTCCGCTACGGCAACCTCACCTACCCGTATGGCGTCGCCGAGCCCTACTACGGCGTCGTCGAAATGCTCTCGAAAATGTATTATTTTTGCCAGGGCAACAACGACTACAGCGTGATCGTACGATATTGGCCACGCCTCAAGGAGCTGACCGAAATCATCTGGCACGGAGGTTTCGTGCAGTATCGCTATGACGGCGGCACGATGATTGGCGAGGCGCTGGTTGGCCTCGTGAAAGGCGCGGAAGCCGCCGGCGACCGCCGTTTCCAGCGCCGCGCGATGCTGCGTCTCGCCCAGCACGCCGCGAGCGCTCCCGGCTACCTTGAGGGAGGACAACGCCTCGCCGCCGACAAAAGCTGGACTTGGCGCGGTCGCTCCCCGGTGCTGTTCGGCCCCATCCAGCAAACCACCCCCAACACCGCCGCCCCCATTGCGGACGGCTCCCTCACCGGCTCGGACGGCACCTTCTACTGGGACCGCGGCTACGGGAATCCCGTGGTGCTGCGCGAGTTCGCGCTGCCGCAAGTCCGCGCCATCGAAGCCCAGCTCGACCGCGACGTGAAAAACTGGTCGGCTGAAACCGGCCACAACTTCAAGCGCCGCGACGGCATGTTCCGCCGCTTCACTGTTCGTGCACTGGTCATCCGTGAGCCGATGGACAAGCTCGAAGCCGAGGCCGCCTCGCTTCGTACCACATTTGTCGGCAACCCTGAATTTGACGCGGCCATCCTCATTATTCTCATGCAACGAATACAGGAAGATTCAAACCAATGTCATCTCGCTTATGTAAACATATGA
- a CDS encoding ROK family protein, translated as MLDIHPEVTPPLDPVFVPAALWTRAYRELVARDASARDVELTLVRGDGGASTHRARVLAAGHPQAGLTLRHVERMVKFLLWQRGGCRVLIAGADELVAPLARIYGPQGERAFDHAFMGEKIYRQPFNVARMGKSPAPSAPASETAPGIGGHLEGCRIGFDLGGSDRKVAALIDGRVVYSEEIPWNPYFEKNPSYHIDGVQDLLVRAASHLPRVDAIGGSAAGVYVNNEVRVASLFRTVPPELFEQKIRRMFPDLRERWGGVPFEVANDGEVTALAGSMFMKDHTVLGISMGTSQAGGYVTPEGGITPWLNELAFVPVDYRPGAPRDEWSGDAGCGVQYFSQQAVARLARAAGFGFPEAMPPPGQLAAVQDAMKKDDPRARAIYETIGAYLGYSLGHYADFYELRNVLILGRVTSGEGGRLIIDRARAVLQAEFPELAARLALRTPGEQEKRHGQAIAAASLPAIPKPA; from the coding sequence ATGCTCGACATCCATCCCGAAGTCACGCCGCCTCTCGACCCCGTCTTCGTGCCCGCTGCGCTGTGGACGCGCGCCTACCGCGAGCTCGTCGCGCGCGACGCCAGCGCGCGCGATGTCGAGCTCACCCTGGTCCGCGGCGACGGCGGCGCCTCGACCCACCGCGCGCGCGTGCTCGCCGCCGGCCACCCGCAGGCCGGGCTCACGCTCCGCCATGTCGAGCGCATGGTGAAATTTCTCCTCTGGCAACGCGGCGGCTGCCGCGTGCTCATCGCGGGCGCGGACGAACTGGTCGCGCCGCTCGCCCGCATTTACGGTCCGCAAGGCGAGCGCGCCTTCGACCACGCCTTCATGGGGGAGAAAATTTACAGGCAGCCCTTTAACGTCGCCCGAATGGGAAAATCCCCCGCCCCGTCCGCACCCGCCAGCGAAACCGCGCCCGGCATCGGCGGGCATCTCGAGGGCTGCCGCATCGGTTTCGACCTTGGCGGCAGCGACCGCAAGGTCGCCGCGCTTATCGACGGGCGCGTGGTTTATTCCGAAGAAATCCCCTGGAACCCCTATTTTGAGAAAAATCCCTCGTATCACATCGACGGCGTGCAGGATCTGCTGGTCCGCGCCGCCTCGCACCTGCCGCGCGTCGATGCCATCGGCGGAAGCGCCGCCGGCGTTTACGTGAACAACGAGGTGCGCGTCGCCTCCCTCTTCCGCACCGTGCCGCCAGAGCTTTTCGAGCAAAAAATCCGGCGCATGTTTCCCGATCTGCGCGAGCGCTGGGGCGGCGTGCCCTTCGAGGTCGCCAACGACGGCGAGGTCACCGCGCTCGCCGGCTCGATGTTCATGAAGGACCACACGGTCCTCGGCATCTCGATGGGCACCAGCCAGGCCGGCGGCTATGTCACGCCCGAGGGCGGCATCACCCCGTGGCTCAACGAGCTCGCCTTTGTCCCCGTGGACTACCGGCCCGGCGCGCCCCGCGACGAATGGTCCGGGGACGCCGGTTGTGGCGTGCAATATTTTTCGCAGCAGGCCGTGGCGCGGCTCGCCCGCGCCGCCGGCTTCGGTTTTCCCGAGGCCATGCCGCCGCCCGGGCAGCTTGCCGCCGTGCAGGACGCCATGAAAAAAGACGATCCGCGCGCCCGCGCCATCTACGAGACCATCGGCGCCTACCTTGGGTATTCACTCGGCCACTACGCGGATTTCTACGAGCTGCGCAACGTTCTCATCCTCGGACGGGTGACCTCCGGCGAGGGCGGGCGCCTCATTATCGACCGGGCGCGCGCCGTCCTTCAAGCCGAGTTCCCTGAACTCGCCGCGCGCCTCGCGTTGCGCACCCCCGGCGAACAGGAAAAACGCCACGGCCAGGCCATCGCCGCCGCCAGCCTGCCCGCGATCCCGAAGCCTGCTTGA
- a CDS encoding L-fucose/L-arabinose isomerase family protein codes for MAAPRIARLHPLRAKAGLVGIGHHVYWPQFPGLPDEMARKQKHLRGLIEARGVEVEDFGMLDTAQAAYDTVAKIKGADIDLLFVDMVTYGTSSTFGVLCRELTVPIVLVAIQPLKAMDYENGTTYMQLCNDDFCSVPEFTGVAVRIGRRPPPVIIGHEDNDPVVARELDSWCGIAKVLHSLRRSRIGLMGHVLEAMLDMHTDPTAITATFGLHVVLVEPDDLFKHYRSPDTDTVERWKKEILRFFDTPDPKSDSLTGKLRPEDLETAARAAVALEKLIAEKKLDGLAYYYEGEPGSELRTLVTNLIVGNSMLTGAGFPMCGEFDLKTCVAMMIMDRLDIGGSFAEFHPIDFKLDSVLVGHDGPHHINIAAGKPVIRSLKKYHGKPGSGAGVEFQIKEGPITMLSIGQKADGKFKFIIAEGESARRPIPPTGNTNTHGVFLPDVRTFLKRWVAEGPTHHFALGIGHHAAELVEIAKLLDIDYAVVTPGAGQL; via the coding sequence ATGGCCGCCCCGCGCATCGCGCGCCTGCATCCGCTGCGCGCCAAGGCCGGCCTCGTCGGCATCGGACACCATGTCTACTGGCCGCAGTTTCCCGGCCTGCCGGACGAGATGGCGCGCAAGCAAAAACATCTGCGCGGCCTTATCGAGGCGCGCGGCGTGGAGGTGGAGGATTTCGGGATGCTCGACACCGCGCAGGCCGCCTACGACACGGTGGCGAAAATCAAAGGGGCCGACATCGACCTGCTCTTTGTGGACATGGTGACCTACGGCACGTCGTCCACCTTCGGCGTGCTTTGCCGCGAGCTGACTGTCCCCATCGTGCTCGTCGCCATTCAGCCTCTGAAGGCGATGGATTACGAAAACGGCACGACCTACATGCAGCTTTGCAACGACGATTTCTGCTCCGTACCCGAGTTCACCGGCGTGGCGGTGCGGATCGGCCGGCGGCCACCACCGGTCATTATCGGACATGAGGACAACGACCCCGTCGTCGCGCGCGAGCTCGACAGTTGGTGCGGCATCGCGAAGGTGCTTCATTCACTGCGACGCTCGCGCATCGGGCTCATGGGCCACGTGCTTGAGGCCATGCTCGACATGCACACCGATCCGACCGCGATCACGGCGACGTTTGGCCTCCATGTCGTGCTCGTCGAGCCGGACGATCTCTTCAAACACTACCGTTCGCCGGACACCGACACGGTTGAACGCTGGAAAAAGGAGATTCTCCGCTTCTTCGACACTCCCGACCCGAAGAGTGATTCGCTGACCGGGAAGCTCCGTCCCGAGGATTTGGAGACGGCCGCGCGCGCGGCCGTCGCGCTGGAAAAACTGATTGCCGAGAAAAAACTCGACGGTCTCGCCTACTATTACGAGGGGGAGCCCGGCTCCGAGTTGCGCACGCTCGTGACCAATCTCATCGTCGGCAACTCGATGCTGACCGGCGCGGGCTTCCCGATGTGCGGCGAGTTCGACCTCAAGACCTGCGTGGCCATGATGATCATGGACCGCCTCGACATCGGCGGAAGTTTCGCCGAATTCCATCCCATCGACTTCAAGCTCGACAGCGTGCTCGTGGGCCACGACGGCCCGCACCACATCAACATCGCCGCCGGCAAACCGGTGATTCGCAGCCTGAAAAAATACCACGGCAAACCCGGCTCGGGCGCGGGCGTGGAGTTCCAGATCAAGGAGGGACCCATCACCATGCTCTCCATCGGCCAGAAGGCGGACGGCAAATTCAAGTTTATCATCGCCGAGGGCGAGTCCGCCCGCCGCCCGATTCCGCCGACGGGCAACACCAACACCCACGGCGTCTTCCTGCCCGATGTGCGCACCTTCCTCAAGCGCTGGGTCGCCGAAGGGCCCACGCACCACTTCGCGCTCGGCATCGGCCACCACGCCGCGGAACTCGTCGAGATCGCGAAGCTGCTCGACATCGACTATGCGGTGGTCACGCCCGGCGCTGGCCAGCTCTGA
- a CDS encoding TetR/AcrR family transcriptional regulator, which translates to MLEQLCDKRFAWIMPAKTKGAAIPAVPVIGHRRDPERTRARLLKTAIQMFSAKGYHGVSVDEVVEAAKVNKRMVYHYFGSKEDLYLAALEEVFGRFVRLEIAPLASDASPMDKLSQLLAANFEFLEKNPEFVRLLLWENLDNGQRLAAHPQYLTKNPFMDRFRMVVEEGVKAGVFRQPRDMRHLLVNFIGLSFVYYSNRYSLAATIGLKNTGKETHGMRLAQVIDLVLNGLLAR; encoded by the coding sequence GTGCTTGAGCAACTGTGCGACAAGCGCTTTGCTTGGATCATGCCAGCAAAAACCAAGGGAGCCGCCATTCCCGCCGTTCCAGTAATTGGCCACCGTCGTGATCCTGAGCGCACGCGCGCCCGGTTGCTTAAAACAGCCATCCAAATGTTTTCGGCCAAAGGATACCATGGTGTCTCCGTTGATGAAGTGGTGGAGGCTGCCAAGGTAAACAAGCGAATGGTTTATCATTATTTCGGCAGTAAAGAGGATTTATATCTTGCGGCGCTTGAGGAAGTCTTCGGTCGCTTTGTCCGCCTGGAGATTGCTCCCTTGGCGTCCGATGCAAGTCCCATGGATAAACTAAGCCAACTGCTCGCTGCCAATTTCGAGTTTCTGGAGAAAAATCCCGAGTTTGTGCGCCTTCTCCTCTGGGAGAATCTCGACAATGGCCAAAGACTTGCCGCTCATCCCCAGTATCTTACAAAAAACCCGTTCATGGACCGGTTTCGCATGGTGGTTGAGGAGGGGGTAAAAGCGGGTGTTTTCCGTCAGCCGCGCGATATGCGGCATTTGCTCGTCAATTTTATTGGGCTGAGTTTTGTTTATTATTCCAACAGGTATTCTCTCGCCGCCACCATTGGGTTGAAAAACACTGGCAAAGAAACGCACGGCATGCGTCTCGCACAGGTCATTGACCTCGTCCTGAATGGACTTCTTGCGCGGTGA